The Selenihalanaerobacter shriftii genome contains a region encoding:
- the glmL gene encoding methylaspartate mutase accessory protein GlmL, translating to MGLTLLFDIGSTYTKAIVVDLDKIELKAQAKALTTVQDDVTIGIKKVLDNLVDQGIDLNDVEHRLACSSAAGGLKMIAVGLVPELTAEAAKRAALGAGAKVANVYSYELTANELDEIIIEEPDIILLAGGTDGGNKDVILHNAKVFAESKLSTPIVIAGNKVAAQKAENILVDGQKEVYVTANVMPKLEELNIKPAREIIRKIFLDKIIHAKGLSKAKEYINQVIMPTPSAVMNAAKLIAEGTDNEEGLGELLIVDIGGATTDIHSIAKGTPTKSGVKVKGLVEPYVKRTVEGDLGMRYSAPALLELVRNKEILSYLSEGVTEDDLEEYINKVRKNVEYIPQNELEEKIDSAIAKIATKLAVQRHVGQIQTTYTPFGTEYIQYGKDLTDLNLIIGTGGVLVHSKAPNTILKEGLFTETDPTILAPMEPKLMLDDKYILAAIGLLMEISKSKAVRLAKKHLKKLN from the coding sequence ATGGGGTTAACTTTATTATTCGATATAGGAAGTACTTATACTAAAGCTATAGTTGTAGATTTAGACAAAATTGAATTAAAAGCTCAAGCTAAAGCTTTAACAACTGTACAGGATGATGTGACGATTGGGATAAAAAAAGTTTTAGATAATTTAGTTGACCAGGGAATTGATTTAAATGATGTAGAACACCGTTTAGCTTGTAGTAGCGCAGCTGGCGGACTAAAGATGATAGCAGTTGGTTTAGTACCTGAATTAACTGCCGAAGCAGCTAAGAGAGCTGCTTTAGGAGCAGGAGCTAAGGTAGCTAATGTATATTCTTATGAACTAACAGCAAATGAACTAGATGAAATAATAATAGAAGAACCAGATATCATTCTTTTAGCTGGAGGAACAGACGGGGGGAATAAAGATGTAATATTGCATAATGCAAAAGTATTTGCAGAATCTAAATTATCTACTCCTATTGTAATAGCTGGTAATAAAGTTGCTGCTCAAAAAGCAGAGAATATTTTAGTAGATGGACAAAAGGAAGTGTACGTTACTGCTAATGTAATGCCTAAATTAGAAGAATTAAATATTAAACCTGCTAGAGAAATAATTAGGAAAATATTTTTAGATAAGATCATTCATGCTAAAGGTTTATCTAAAGCAAAAGAGTATATAAACCAAGTGATTATGCCTACACCTTCAGCCGTCATGAATGCTGCTAAGTTAATTGCTGAAGGAACAGATAATGAGGAGGGCTTAGGTGAACTACTAATAGTTGATATTGGTGGAGCTACTACTGATATTCACTCAATAGCTAAAGGAACTCCTACTAAAAGTGGAGTTAAGGTAAAAGGTTTGGTAGAGCCGTATGTTAAAAGAACAGTTGAAGGCGATTTAGGAATGCGTTATAGTGCTCCAGCCTTGTTAGAATTAGTTAGAAATAAAGAAATATTAAGTTATCTTTCAGAAGGAGTAACAGAGGATGATTTAGAAGAATATATTAATAAAGTTAGAAAGAATGTTGAGTATATACCTCAGAATGAACTAGAAGAAAAGATTGATTCGGCTATTGCTAAAATAGCTACTAAATTAGCTGTACAAAGACATGTAGGTCAGATACAGACTACTTATACTCCTTTTGGAACAGAATATATTCAATATGGTAAAGATTTAACAGATTTAAATTTAATTATAGGAACAGGGGGAGTTCTGGTTCATAGTAAAGCACCTAATACAATATTAAAAGAAGGGCTATTTACTGAAACAGATCCTACTATTCTAGCTCCTATGGAACCTAAATTAATGCTAGATGATAAATATATTTTGGCAGCTATTGGCTTATTGATGGAAATTTCAAAGTCTAAGGCTGTTAGATTGGCTAAAAAACATCTTAAAAAGCTTAACTAA
- the glmS gene encoding methylaspartate mutase subunit S: MEKKTLVLGVIGSDVHAIGNRILEEALTKAGFEIINIGVLSPQEDFINAAVETDADVILVSSLYGHGEIDCQGFKEKCIEAGLEDVLLYIGGNLVIGKQNWEETKKKFLDMGFDRVYPPGILPEEPIADLKKDLGIKE, encoded by the coding sequence ATGGAGAAAAAGACATTAGTATTAGGGGTTATCGGTTCAGATGTTCACGCCATTGGGAATAGGATTTTAGAAGAAGCATTAACTAAGGCAGGATTTGAGATTATAAATATTGGTGTTTTATCACCACAAGAAGATTTTATTAATGCAGCTGTTGAGACTGATGCAGACGTTATTTTAGTTTCATCTCTTTATGGACATGGTGAGATAGATTGTCAAGGGTTTAAAGAAAAATGTATAGAAGCAGGTTTGGAGGATGTGCTTTTATATATTGGCGGTAATTTAGTGATTGGCAAACAAAATTGGGAAGAGACTAAAAAGAAGTTTTTGGATATGGGATTTGATCGAGTTTATCCTCCTGGAATTTTACCTGAAGAACCAATTGCTGATTTGAAAAAGGATTTAGGCATCAAAGAGTAG
- the hutG gene encoding formimidoylglutamase has translation MKKLTKYKRLENDVWQGRIDDPENFDAFRWHQWVKTIDLLDKNLQPISKEVNGFCFLGFCCDEGVELNEGRPGAAKGPISIRKEMAKLPCRFDKETKLFDGGNIISLGDDLETVQNELAIAVEKILSLNLFPIILGGGHEIAFGHYNGILSSVLKEYKDPKIGIINFDAHFDLRPYPNGGNSGTMFRQIADKCKEIEIDYSYFGVGIQKYGNTVSLFKKADELGAEYILAKDINNSNILNVLNQLDDYIKSNEYIYITICSDVFSSAFAPGVSSSQPLGLTPKIVLELLKYIIKSDKVLSFDIAEVSPRFDQDNSTANLAAIIIFAVINTLIGEE, from the coding sequence ATGAAGAAATTGACAAAGTATAAAAGGTTAGAAAATGATGTATGGCAAGGAAGGATAGATGATCCAGAAAATTTTGATGCATTTCGATGGCATCAATGGGTAAAGACCATAGATTTATTAGATAAAAATTTACAACCTATTTCTAAAGAAGTAAATGGTTTCTGTTTTTTAGGATTCTGTTGTGATGAAGGGGTTGAACTAAATGAAGGGAGACCTGGGGCTGCAAAGGGTCCAATTAGTATTAGAAAAGAGATGGCAAAACTCCCTTGTAGATTTGATAAAGAGACAAAGTTATTTGATGGTGGGAATATAATTTCCTTAGGTGATGACTTAGAAACTGTCCAAAATGAGCTAGCAATAGCTGTAGAAAAGATTCTTTCCTTAAATCTTTTCCCAATAATTTTAGGTGGAGGACATGAGATAGCTTTTGGTCATTATAATGGAATATTAAGCTCAGTTTTAAAAGAATATAAAGATCCTAAAATAGGAATTATAAATTTTGATGCTCATTTTGATTTAAGGCCGTATCCAAATGGTGGTAACTCAGGAACTATGTTTAGACAGATTGCTGATAAATGTAAAGAAATAGAGATTGATTATTCATATTTTGGTGTTGGTATTCAAAAGTATGGAAATACAGTTAGTTTATTTAAAAAGGCAGATGAGTTAGGTGCAGAGTATATATTAGCAAAAGATATTAACAATTCTAATATTTTAAATGTACTAAATCAGTTAGATGATTATATTAAAAGTAATGAATATATATATATTACAATTTGTTCCGATGTGTTTTCTTCAGCTTTTGCTCCAGGAGTAAGTTCTTCTCAGCCTTTAGGACTTACACCAAAGATTGTGTTGGAATTATTAAAATATATTATTAAATCAGACAAGGTTTTGAGTTTTGATATTGCAGAGGTTTCACCGCGATTTGACCAAGATAATTCCACAGCTAATCTTGCAGCTATTATTATATTTGCAGTAATTAATACTCTAATCGGAGAAGAATAA
- the nhaC gene encoding Na+/H+ antiporter NhaC yields MSKGRKPSLFEAVIPILVTAVLLFTGIVFLGIDPHIPLVLGGAVASILGIKLGFSWKEIEDGLIDGINVAMGSIVILAIIGILIGSWILSGTVPTMVYYGMQLLSPKIFLVATVLICSVVAIASGSSWTTAGTVGLALIGVGEGLGIPLPMVAGAIISGAYFGDKMSPLSDTTNLAPAMAGSNLFEHIGHMVYTTTPAYILSLILFGVMGLRFGGGNIDPEQVSQILTTLDQTFTINIWMLLPAVLVFGMAAKKLPAVPTLVIGSVVGGIFAMLFQGAGFSDVINAMHYGYSSDTGLEVIDSLLTRGGLNSMMWTISLILCALAFGGILDKVSVLEVIVNKILSFATTTGKLIASNILACIGANALLGDQFLSIIVPGKMYKAAYEKQGLHPKNLSRVLEDSGTLTAVLIPWTAGGAYMAATLGVDTLAYVPYCFFNLLVPIVSMLYGFMGITITKLDDEQMVTTSGESSSL; encoded by the coding sequence ATGAGTAAGGGAAGGAAACCAAGTCTATTTGAAGCGGTAATACCTATTTTAGTTACAGCAGTCTTATTATTTACAGGAATAGTCTTTTTAGGTATAGATCCTCATATACCTTTAGTTTTAGGTGGAGCAGTTGCAAGTATTTTAGGTATTAAATTAGGTTTTAGTTGGAAGGAAATCGAAGATGGTTTGATAGATGGAATTAATGTAGCAATGGGTTCAATAGTAATTTTAGCTATTATTGGAATCTTAATTGGTAGTTGGATTTTAAGCGGTACTGTACCAACTATGGTTTATTACGGAATGCAGCTTTTATCGCCAAAAATATTCTTAGTAGCAACAGTTTTAATCTGTTCTGTAGTTGCAATTGCAAGTGGAAGTTCTTGGACAACAGCAGGAACAGTAGGCCTTGCTTTAATTGGAGTTGGAGAAGGGTTAGGTATTCCTTTACCAATGGTGGCAGGTGCTATTATTTCTGGAGCTTATTTTGGTGATAAGATGTCACCTCTTTCTGACACTACTAACTTAGCACCAGCTATGGCAGGAAGTAATTTATTTGAACATATTGGACATATGGTTTATACTACTACACCTGCTTATATATTATCTTTAATATTATTTGGAGTAATGGGGCTAAGGTTTGGTGGTGGAAATATTGATCCAGAACAAGTGAGTCAGATCTTAACTACTTTAGATCAAACATTTACTATTAATATTTGGATGTTATTACCGGCAGTATTAGTATTCGGGATGGCAGCTAAGAAGCTACCAGCAGTTCCTACTTTAGTTATCGGTTCTGTAGTTGGTGGAATTTTTGCTATGTTATTTCAAGGAGCCGGATTTTCTGATGTAATTAATGCTATGCATTATGGATATAGTAGTGACACAGGTTTAGAAGTGATTGATAGTCTTTTAACTCGTGGTGGATTAAATAGCATGATGTGGACAATCTCACTTATTTTATGTGCTTTAGCTTTTGGTGGTATTTTAGATAAGGTTTCAGTATTAGAAGTTATAGTAAATAAGATACTATCATTTGCTACCACAACAGGGAAGTTAATAGCTAGTAATATCTTAGCTTGTATTGGCGCTAATGCATTACTAGGGGATCAATTCTTATCTATTATTGTGCCAGGTAAGATGTATAAAGCAGCTTATGAAAAGCAAGGGTTACATCCTAAGAACCTTTCTAGAGTATTAGAAGATAGTGGTACATTAACTGCAGTATTGATTCCATGGACTGCTGGAGGAGCATATATGGCTGCAACTCTAGGGGTAGATACGTTAGCTTATGTTCCTTACTGCTTCTTTAACTTATTAGTTCCTATAGTTTCTATGTTATATGGATTCATGGGAATTACTATCACTAAGTTAGATGATGAACAAATGGTTACAACAAGTGGAGAGAGTAGTTCACTTTAA
- the hutH gene encoding histidine ammonia-lyase has product MSCIAIDGNSLTLDDVIEIARNNVKVKLTDEAVKKARKSRAVVDEFVEKEEVIYGITTGFGELSNVYISKDKTEDLQKNLIFSHSCAVGECFEEDISRAVMLLRANALAKGVSGIRLKTLNTLIEMLNKGVHPVIPQQGSLGASGDLAPLSHMVLVMLNEGEAIYKGKRMPGKEAMEKAGIEPVKLKAKEGLALINGTQIMTAVGALTVYDAINLIKLAEISSALTLEALNGITDAFDERVHKVRPHKHQISCAKNLLRLTEGSEYTTRQGEVRVQDAYTLRCLPQIHGASKDAIEYVEEKVEIEINSTTDNPLIFDEDKEVISGGNFHGQPMALPFDFLGMAIAELANVSERRIERLVNPNLSDLPPFLVGDVGVNSGFMITQYSAASLVSENKVLAHPASVDSIPSSANKEDHVSMGTTAARQTREILNNTKHVLAIELMAAAQAIDLRDESKQLGKGSEITYRSVREVIDELCEDRIMNLDINKSVSLIEENVIVDAVEEEIGELH; this is encoded by the coding sequence ATGAGTTGTATTGCTATCGATGGTAATAGTTTAACTTTAGATGATGTAATAGAAATAGCTAGAAACAACGTAAAAGTGAAGTTGACAGATGAAGCAGTGAAAAAAGCAAGAAAGTCTAGAGCAGTAGTAGATGAATTTGTAGAAAAAGAAGAAGTTATATATGGAATTACTACTGGATTTGGAGAACTTAGTAATGTTTATATTTCAAAAGATAAGACTGAAGATTTACAGAAGAATTTAATTTTTAGTCATTCCTGTGCAGTTGGAGAATGTTTTGAAGAAGATATTTCTAGAGCGGTAATGTTATTGAGAGCTAATGCCCTGGCAAAAGGAGTTTCAGGTATTAGATTAAAGACTTTAAATACTTTAATAGAGATGCTTAATAAAGGAGTACATCCAGTTATTCCTCAGCAAGGATCATTGGGGGCTAGCGGAGACTTAGCACCATTATCTCATATGGTATTGGTAATGCTTAATGAAGGAGAGGCAATTTATAAAGGGAAACGAATGCCTGGAAAAGAAGCAATGGAGAAGGCAGGAATTGAGCCTGTTAAGCTTAAAGCTAAAGAAGGTTTAGCTTTAATTAATGGTACTCAAATAATGACAGCTGTTGGAGCTTTAACAGTTTATGATGCTATTAATTTAATTAAATTAGCAGAGATATCATCTGCTTTAACTTTAGAAGCGTTAAATGGAATCACAGATGCTTTTGATGAAAGAGTACATAAGGTTAGACCTCATAAACATCAAATTAGTTGTGCTAAGAACTTATTAAGATTAACAGAAGGTAGTGAATATACAACAAGACAAGGTGAGGTAAGAGTTCAAGATGCGTACACGTTAAGATGTCTTCCACAGATCCATGGAGCAAGCAAAGATGCTATTGAATATGTGGAGGAGAAAGTTGAAATTGAAATAAACTCTACTACAGATAATCCTTTAATATTTGATGAAGATAAAGAGGTTATTTCTGGAGGTAATTTTCATGGACAACCTATGGCTTTACCATTCGATTTTTTAGGAATGGCTATAGCAGAATTAGCTAACGTGTCAGAACGGAGAATAGAAAGACTTGTAAACCCAAATTTAAGCGATTTACCACCATTTTTAGTAGGAGATGTAGGGGTGAATTCTGGATTTATGATTACTCAATATTCAGCAGCATCTTTAGTCTCTGAAAATAAAGTATTAGCTCATCCAGCCAGTGTTGACTCTATACCGTCCTCAGCTAATAAAGAAGATCATGTAAGTATGGGGACTACAGCTGCAAGACAAACACGGGAAATATTAAATAACACAAAACATGTGTTAGCAATAGAATTAATGGCAGCAGCTCAAGCGATAGATTTAAGAGATGAATCTAAGCAATTGGGTAAAGGGTCAGAAATTACTTATAGAAGTGTTCGAGAAGTCATAGATGAATTATGTGAAGATAGAATAATGAATTTAGATATTAATAAATCTGTTTCTTTAATTGAAGAAAATGTTATAGTAGATGCTGTAGAAGAAGAAATAGGAGAATTACATTAG
- a CDS encoding AAA family ATPase, whose product MLQLEAKLLGSPTIKINGDSIDFPYKKVEALFYYIVVKKKVSRIKIASLLWGDMLDGKAKKNLRNALYQLKKVVGKGIINTPDRSTISICEDCQLDLDIDVFLNEEGEEAIEVYKGEFLNSFLIKNAPDFTDWIFEQRNYYLQLYIKTLRNYSKQLEVKEEFQQAIYYLKLLIEVDEFNEVAYRDLMGLYAKQGSIAKSVDIYKELEEQLHSELGITPDKKTVNLLQNIRERISHDINSNDDKKDEYIFRRDELDILINNLSRFLNDKSSASISVFGEAGIGKTTLVKQALSAIELKDSLILKANCFQAEERYIFKPWKIILQQLKKKVDFNDIDISLPWKKIISFLFPSLLIEEEEVLSEEMFSFESIQCQSATEALLFLLTEIAKNQKLILVFEDLQWCDDKSLFLLKNLIQESKNNNILIVMTSRNERKNRIENIFLDLKRHNYINEINLSRLSLSEVQKFANNSLSSYEFPEELVTKIYDETEGNTFFLVETLNLLKSKGKDQALSNLLTDKSKDILRNRVQSVSKEAQNILKLASICFDKVSYELLLDISGKNDFELIDLLEELQEYYLIEEMLSERNGSPAYKFTHSKIREFIYNHQSFSRVKLLHKRIAQFIEQNLQQGVRNRDQYAKLIYHYSKAGDKLKHLEYLIKESEIYFHHTHELFPITSDKSLEKDQIISFNQEGAHRYLTEISSLLEEVEQEVSENLVIREMKVKFLRMQAQFLISEGDYSTAIDTIQNMISEARNVDDWLSILRGYQQMAGLGVQKEEVTFIEDNAERMYSLAEEMEKDVEMAIALRFLGIAKLYQRNYQASERLFKNSLQIFKDAETLGKKYTLGIAVIYNYLGEVKRYERKFEEAINFYRRGISLCKSQNINWGLGIFHVNAGQVFFELEEYDKARTYFNNSLEIFKKLKTIWGYSAISNGFMSLLSIQRQDYEKAYDYLITAEETVKQYHKRYWLGILLRIKAEIAKEMKENGELAKVFKGYLNEDYSKYAKDALSILEEIGADYEIELVDNLS is encoded by the coding sequence ATGTTGCAATTGGAAGCAAAATTATTAGGAAGCCCAACAATAAAGATCAATGGAGATTCTATAGACTTTCCTTATAAAAAGGTTGAAGCTCTTTTTTATTATATTGTAGTAAAAAAGAAAGTGTCAAGAATTAAAATAGCCTCATTATTATGGGGGGATATGTTAGATGGAAAGGCTAAAAAAAATCTTCGTAATGCTCTTTATCAACTAAAGAAGGTTGTTGGTAAAGGTATAATTAATACACCAGATAGGTCTACTATATCTATTTGTGAAGATTGTCAATTGGATTTAGATATAGATGTTTTTTTAAATGAAGAAGGAGAAGAAGCAATTGAAGTATATAAAGGAGAATTCTTAAATAGTTTTTTAATTAAAAATGCTCCTGATTTTACAGATTGGATTTTTGAACAGAGGAATTACTATCTACAGTTATATATCAAAACATTAAGAAATTATAGTAAGCAACTTGAAGTTAAAGAAGAATTTCAACAAGCCATTTATTATTTAAAGTTATTAATTGAAGTTGATGAATTTAATGAAGTTGCTTATCGTGATTTAATGGGGTTATATGCAAAACAGGGTTCTATAGCTAAATCAGTTGATATTTATAAAGAATTAGAAGAACAATTGCATAGTGAATTAGGGATTACTCCAGACAAAAAGACAGTAAATCTTTTGCAGAATATAAGAGAAAGAATTTCTCATGATATAAATAGTAATGATGATAAAAAGGATGAGTATATCTTTAGAAGAGATGAGTTAGATATATTAATAAATAATTTGTCTAGATTCCTTAATGATAAATCGAGTGCTTCTATTTCTGTTTTTGGAGAAGCGGGGATTGGGAAAACTACTTTAGTTAAACAAGCTTTATCTGCAATTGAATTGAAGGATTCTTTAATTTTAAAAGCAAATTGCTTTCAAGCTGAAGAACGATATATTTTTAAACCTTGGAAAATTATTTTACAACAACTTAAAAAGAAAGTTGACTTTAATGATATAGATATCTCCTTACCGTGGAAAAAAATAATATCTTTTTTATTTCCATCGCTTTTAATTGAAGAAGAGGAAGTATTGTCAGAAGAAATGTTCAGTTTTGAATCCATTCAATGTCAGTCAGCTACAGAGGCTCTTCTTTTTCTTTTAACTGAAATTGCTAAAAATCAAAAATTAATTCTTGTCTTTGAAGATTTGCAATGGTGTGATGATAAGAGTCTCTTTCTTTTAAAGAATTTAATTCAAGAAAGCAAAAATAATAATATTTTAATTGTAATGACTTCTAGAAATGAAAGAAAGAATAGAATAGAGAATATATTCTTAGATTTAAAAAGACATAATTATATTAATGAAATTAATTTATCGCGATTAAGTTTGTCTGAAGTACAGAAGTTTGCTAATAATTCACTATCAAGTTATGAGTTCCCAGAGGAGTTAGTGACAAAAATTTATGATGAAACTGAGGGTAATACTTTCTTTTTAGTAGAGACTCTAAACTTATTGAAAAGTAAAGGTAAAGATCAGGCATTATCAAACTTACTGACGGATAAAAGTAAGGATATTTTAAGGAATAGAGTACAATCTGTTTCAAAAGAAGCACAAAATATTTTAAAACTAGCTTCTATCTGTTTTGATAAGGTGAGTTATGAATTATTATTAGATATTAGTGGAAAAAATGATTTTGAATTAATAGATTTGCTTGAAGAATTACAAGAGTATTATTTAATTGAAGAAATGCTTAGTGAAAGAAATGGTTCACCAGCCTATAAATTTACACATTCAAAGATTAGAGAATTTATTTATAATCACCAATCCTTTTCTAGAGTTAAGTTGCTACATAAAAGGATTGCACAATTTATAGAACAGAATTTACAACAAGGAGTTCGAAATAGAGATCAGTATGCTAAGTTAATTTATCATTATTCAAAAGCTGGAGATAAGCTAAAACATTTAGAATATTTAATTAAAGAATCAGAGATATATTTCCATCATACTCATGAGCTGTTTCCTATTACTAGTGATAAAAGTCTAGAAAAGGATCAGATTATATCCTTTAATCAAGAAGGGGCACATCGTTACTTAACAGAGATTAGCTCTTTGTTAGAAGAAGTAGAGCAGGAAGTTAGTGAGAATTTAGTAATAAGAGAGATGAAGGTTAAGTTTTTAAGAATGCAAGCGCAATTTTTGATTTCTGAAGGAGATTATAGTACTGCTATTGATACTATACAAAATATGATTTCAGAAGCCAGAAATGTAGATGATTGGTTAAGTATATTAAGAGGTTATCAACAGATGGCAGGTTTAGGTGTTCAAAAAGAAGAGGTTACATTTATAGAAGATAACGCAGAGAGAATGTATAGCTTAGCTGAAGAAATGGAAAAAGATGTGGAAATGGCAATAGCTCTAAGGTTTTTAGGAATTGCTAAACTTTATCAGAGAAATTATCAAGCTTCAGAGAGATTATTTAAGAATTCTTTACAAATCTTTAAAGATGCTGAAACACTAGGAAAAAAATATACATTAGGTATTGCTGTTATTTATAATTATTTAGGTGAGGTTAAAAGATATGAGAGGAAATTTGAAGAAGCAATTAATTTTTATAGACGTGGCATAAGCCTTTGTAAATCTCAAAATATTAATTGGGGATTAGGGATTTTTCATGTTAATGCTGGTCAAGTCTTCTTTGAACTTGAAGAATATGATAAAGCAAGGACATATTTTAATAATTCTTTAGAAATTTTTAAGAAATTAAAGACTATTTGGGGTTATTCAGCTATTAGCAATGGTTTTATGTCCTTGCTTTCTATTCAAAGACAAGATTATGAAAAGGCTTATGATTATTTAATAACGGCTGAAGAAACGGTAAAGCAATATCATAAAAGATATTGGCTAGGAATTCTATTAAGAATTAAAGCAGAGATTGCTAAGGAAATGAAAGAGAATGGAGAATTAGCAAAAGTATTTAAAGGTTATTTAAATGAGGATTATAGTAAGTATGCTAAAGATGCATTGTCTATTTTAGAAGAGATAGGTGCTGATTATGAAATAGAATTAGTAGATAACCTAAGTTAG
- the hutI gene encoding imidazolonepropionase, which yields MKKVLVKNAGELVTCKGKAPKTDSDMNELAVINDGSVVIKDGLITKVGKTEDVLKDINEEEFEVIDADGKPVLPGFVDAHTHFVFGGYRAEEYSWRLKGVPYTEIMERGGGIVNSVESTRKASFEELKEDACKRLDSMISFGVTTVEGKSGYGLELETELKQLKVMKELQEEHDIDISATFMGAHAIPSEYEGRSEEFIDYLIDEVMPQVVEEGGTEFCDVFCDQGVFTVDEARRILLKGQELGLKSKLHADEIAQVGAAEMAAEIGAVSADHLLKASDEGIEFMAEKGVIGTLLPITAFSLKEPYARGRYMIDNGLPVALATDFNPGSCYSESIPLLISLATLYMGLTPEEAITALTINGAAAIDKDLEIGSIEVGKEGDLVILDAPSYNHLAYHIGVNIIERVIKNGEVVANHKE from the coding sequence ATGAAAAAAGTATTAGTAAAGAATGCTGGAGAATTAGTTACTTGTAAAGGAAAAGCTCCTAAAACTGATTCAGATATGAATGAATTAGCAGTTATTAATGATGGATCTGTAGTAATTAAAGATGGATTGATTACTAAAGTAGGTAAAACAGAGGACGTCTTAAAAGATATTAATGAAGAAGAGTTTGAAGTTATTGATGCTGATGGCAAACCGGTTTTGCCAGGGTTTGTTGATGCTCATACTCATTTTGTATTTGGAGGCTATAGAGCTGAAGAGTATAGTTGGAGATTAAAAGGAGTACCTTACACTGAGATAATGGAAAGAGGTGGAGGTATTGTTAATTCTGTAGAATCTACTCGTAAAGCTTCATTTGAAGAATTAAAAGAAGATGCTTGCAAACGGTTAGACTCCATGATCTCTTTTGGAGTAACTACTGTTGAAGGAAAAAGTGGTTATGGACTTGAATTAGAAACTGAATTAAAGCAGTTAAAGGTGATGAAAGAATTACAAGAAGAACATGATATAGATATTAGTGCTACTTTCATGGGGGCTCATGCTATTCCTTCTGAATATGAAGGTCGCTCAGAAGAATTTATAGATTATCTAATAGATGAAGTTATGCCTCAGGTTGTCGAAGAAGGTGGGACAGAGTTTTGTGATGTCTTCTGTGATCAAGGAGTATTTACAGTAGATGAAGCTCGAAGAATCTTGCTTAAAGGTCAAGAATTAGGTTTGAAATCAAAGCTTCATGCTGATGAAATTGCTCAAGTAGGAGCAGCAGAAATGGCAGCGGAGATTGGAGCAGTATCTGCTGATCATCTACTTAAGGCTTCTGATGAAGGAATAGAATTTATGGCTGAAAAAGGGGTTATAGGGACTTTATTACCAATTACTGCTTTTAGTCTCAAAGAACCTTATGCTCGAGGCAGATACATGATTGATAATGGATTACCAGTAGCTTTAGCTACGGATTTTAATCCTGGAAGTTGTTATTCAGAATCTATTCCTTTACTTATTTCGTTAGCTACATTATATATGGGTTTAACTCCAGAAGAAGCAATAACCGCCTTAACTATTAATGGGGCTGCGGCTATAGATAAAGACCTTGAGATAGGTAGTATCGAAGTAGGTAAGGAAGGAGATTTAGTTATTCTTGATGCTCCTTCTTATAATCATTTAGCCTATCATATAGGAGTTAATATAATTGAAAGAGTTATTAAGAATGGTGAGGTAGTAGCTAATCATAAGGAATAA